GCGTGCCGGGTGGACACCATCACCGGGAAGTAGGCCGCGATGAAGGTGATGAAGACGATGCCCGCCTCATCACTGGGGAACAGCAGAATCGCCACCGGCACAATGGCAATGGCCGGAATCGGCCGGGCCAGCTCGGTGAGCGGCCCGATAGTGTCGGCGAACCACCGCGAACGGCCCAGCGCCACACCGGTGCTCACGCCCAGCACCGCGGCCAGCCCGAACCCGGTGAGGATGCGGATCAGCGACTGACCGAGATCCAGATAGAAGGTCTGGGTGCCCAGCTGGGTCTGGAAGGCCCGCACGATCTCGGTGACCGTCGGCAGCGTATCGAACCGCACCCAGAGCCGGATGTCGTTGGCGGTCACGAACTGCCACACCGCGATCGCGGCCAGCACGGCGGCGATCCGGACGATCCGGGACCGCCACACCGCCCGCCCGGCTCGGGGCCGGATGTCGGCCGCGGCCGACTCGGCGACCGGCGCGGCCGCCAGATCCAGGACAGCGGTGCTACTCATACCCGCACCTCGGTGACAGCTTGCTCGAAGCCGACAGTCACACCCGAGGGATGCTGGGCCAGGTAGCGCCCGGCCGCGGCGGCTGTGGTGAAGGGCAGGTAGGTCTCACCGTCGCGCACCCAGACCGCCTTGTCCGCGAACCAGCGGGTGCCGAGTTCGGCGTCGGGCACATACGCGACCCGCACCGACTTACCCTGCGCCCGGCCCTGTTTCAGAGCCCGCAGCAGACTGGTCGGATCGGCCGCCGGTTGTGTCGAATCCTGCCCGGCGAACCAGATCTCGCTCGCCAGCGCCGGATTGTCGACTGCCTTGTTGCTCAGCGGATCGGTGCCCTTGACCAGCGAGGGATTGGCGGTAGCGGCCAGGGCGGCGTCATAGTTCTGCCCGCGCTCGGCGAACGCCTTGCGGATCGTGGTGTCGTCGACGAACTTGTCGATATCCAGTTCGGCGAAGTCACCGATCGACTTCAGGTAGGTGACATCGCTTTTCAGCGTCTCCACCAGGCGCGATTTGATAGTGGTGTCGAAGGAGGTGCCGCCCGGTCCGTTGTAGAGGTACACGACCTCGGCTGGGAGGCCAGAGCTCTCGGCCACGATCTGGGCTGCCTCGAGGGGCTTGTCGTTGAGGAA
This DNA window, taken from Nocardia sp. XZ_19_385, encodes the following:
- a CDS encoding ABC transporter permease is translated as MSSTAVLDLAAAPVAESAAADIRPRAGRAVWRSRIVRIAAVLAAIAVWQFVTANDIRLWVRFDTLPTVTEIVRAFQTQLGTQTFYLDLGQSLIRILTGFGLAAVLGVSTGVALGRSRWFADTIGPLTELARPIPAIAIVPVAILLFPSDEAGIVFITFIAAYFPVMVSTRHAVRALPTLWEDSVRTLGGSRWDVLWRVVLPGSLPGVFGGLSVGIGVAWICVVSAEMISGRLGVGYRTWQAYTIVDYPGVFVGIITIGVLGYTTSAAVELIGRRATRWLPRVQEVSK